CCCTCCCCGTCGGGGTCCCGGGGGCGGCGTCGGCGAACAGCGCCGTCCATGCCTCGACGGTGGTGTGCTGCGGCAGGGCGCGGCGGTATCTCCTGCGCAGGGCGCCCCAGCGCAGTGCGAGGTCGAGGTGCGAGGCGATGCTCCTCGCGAGGGCGCGACGCATGTGCGAGCCGCGCACCCGATAGGCCTCCAGAGGGGTTCCACCGCGAGTGATCTGCACGGCGTCGGCCCCCATCGTGGTGGTCCAGCGGACCTTCTTCGAGGGGACTCTCAGCGTGACCCGTGGAGCGCGATCGGGCGTGGAGAGTCGGAGGAGCGCGTGTCCGAGCGCGATGGGGAGTGGCCGCGGGGAGGTGTGGGTCGGAGCGACGGGGCTCGGGAAGTCGCACTCGTGGTGCCAGGCCTCGACGATGCGCTCGCCCTCGGAGCGTGCGCGGTTTTGATCGTCGCCGAGCCATGCGTCAGGCCCGGCGCGGAACTCGTCGATCCCGGCCTCCCACAGCTCGGCGGTCAGCAGATGTCCGGCGAGCACGTGCTTGCACTGGTGGGCGAAGGAGGAGACGATCACGCCTCGGCCGGCGCCGCTGCCTGCGGCGACTGCGAGGCGGTTCCGGTGCAGGAGCCGTGCGGGCCAGGACATCTGGGTGATGTGGGCGTTCCACGGCGGATGGTGGACGGCGGTGCCAGGGAGCACGGCATGGTCGTAGCCGCGCGCCGTGGCACGGAGGCCGTACTCCGCGTCGTCCCACTTCAGGAACAGGGGAAGGGGAAGCCCGAGGTCGGCGGCGGTCCCCGGGGGGAAGAGCGTTCCCCACCAGCCGGTGTAGGTGGCGGGGGTCGACGGGGCGAGCGCGCCCCAGTCGACGGGGGTGGTGCCGCGGAGGTTCATGGGCCCGGACTCGAGCCCGGTGGGTCGCCAGTTGAAGGTGCGCGTGTCCACCGTCTCGGAGTGGGCGAGGAGTCGCTGCGGCTTCTTCGAGGAGAACAGCGGTGCGCCGAGGATCGTCGGGCGCGGGGCGAGGGTCTGGAAGGCGAGCATCCGGCGCAGCGACTCCCCGGAGATCACGGCGTCGTCGTCGGAGAACAGCACGGCCGCGCCGGGGTTCCGGCCGGCCTCGAGCATGCCGCGCGCGTATCCGCCCGAGCCGCCGAGGTTCGGCTGGGTCACCAGACGCAGCCGCTCCTCGTGCGCGAGGAGGCGACGCAGCCGCGGATCCTGGGCGAGCGTCCCGCCCTGGTCGACGACGAGGACCTCCGTCACCACCTCCATCTCCAGGAAGCGCTCGGCCTGGGCGAGCGCGTCATCCTCGCGGCGGTAGGTCGGGATCACGGCGGTGACCGGCGGCAGGTCGAGAGCGGTCTCGAGGCGCCACGTCGCGCTGCGGATCCTCCCCTCGAGCCAGAGCCAGTCCTCCGCCAGCTCGGCGCGTTGCAGCGTGCGGCGACCATTCCTCACCGCGCCGAGCTCCCGGCGGCGGCCGGCGCGGGCGCCGACGAGGGTGATGTCCTCCCCCTCCGCCTCGAGGACCACGGCGCGCTCGCCGATTACCGGTCGCCACACCGCGGCGGAGAAGGTCTGTTCCCAGAGAGTCGCGCGCGAGGCGTCGGCGATGTGTTGGAGAGCGAGGGGCTTCAGGGTCGCCATGGAGGATGCTCTCTCCTCGAGCCGGGGCCGGGAGGCGCCTCCTGCATGGGCCCTCCTCCACGGTCGCGGCCGCCGCGCCCCGCTCGCGGCAGATCGTTGGACGGGGAAGAGTGCACGACCCCGCTCCGCCTCGGCGCCGCGGTTCGTCGTGGCGTGACTATATCAAGGTGAACGGAAGGTGAACGGGGGGAGACGCGTCGCGCGAGTCGTGGGACCGCCCGCTCCTTAGTACGCTTCCCGGGTGACCACCACGAGCGAGACCGCACAGGACGGACTGGACCTGCCCGGCATCACCGCCGACGTGCGGGAGACGGGCGCGGCGACCGATCCCGACCATCCGCACCCCGGGCAGTGGCGCCTGAACCATGTGCAGGTCTCCAACTGGGGCACCTTCCACGGCACCCACGACCTGGCGATCTCGTCGAAGGGCTTCTTCCTCACCGGCGGGCCCGGCACCGGCAAGTCCACGCTCCTGGATGCGATCAGCGCCCTGCTCACCCCGCCGCGCACCCTGCAGTTCAACGCCGCCGCGTCCGACGCCGGCCCGAACCGCTCCAAGTACCGCCGCACCGTGGCCAGCTACGTGCGCGGCGCCTGGGCCATGCACTACGACCAGGCCACCGGTGAGTTCAGCCAGGAGGTGCTGCGCGAGAAGACCACCCTGTCGGTGCTCACCCTGCGCTACGGCGACGGCATGGGCGGCACCGTCCAACTCTCGCGCCTGCTGCTGCTCCACGCCGGCCACTCCGCGGACAGCGACGTCAAGAGCCTCTACGTCATCGCGCGCAAGCCCCTGGACGTCACCGACCTGCGCCAGTTCGTCTCCACCCAGATCGAGGGCAAGGCGCTCGAGGCCGCCCACCCCGGCACCGAGACCTTCCGCCAGTTCCGGGAGTACCGCGCCGCCTTCTGCCAGATCCTCGGGATCCCGGACGAGAAGGCGCTGGGCCTGCTGCACAAGATCCAGTCCGCCAAGGAGCTCGGTGACGTCAACGCCCTCCTGCGCGACTACATGCTCGACCAGCCGCGCACCTTCGAGCTGGCCGACCAGGCCCTCGCCAACTTCCACAACCTCTCCGAGGTGTACGAGGCGCTGGTGACCGCCCGCGAGCAGCGCGACCTGCTGCGCGGCCTGCGCACCAACCACGAGGACTGGTCCGCGATGCGCGAGCGCGGCGGGGAGCTCGTGGACCGCAGGGCCGACATCGACGTGTTCGCCGCCCAGCACCTGGTGCGCCTGCTCGGGGACGAGACCGGGCGCCTCCAGCTCGAGCGCGACTCCCTCACCGCCCAGCAGCGCCGCCTCACCCAGGACGTGGCCGAGGCCCGCGCCGACCTCGCCCAGCTCAAGGAGCAGCGCCGCCGTGCCGGCGGCGGCGAGATCGACGACTGGAAGCAGCAGATCGCCGGCCTCGAGGTCGAGCGGGAGCGGCGCCGCGAGCGCGGCACCGAGTTCGCCGCCCAGCTGGCCACCGTCGAGCTGCGCACCCCGGCGGGGGAGGACATGTTCCTGGCCCTGCAGCGCGAGGTCGCGCAGCTGCGCGAGTCGCTCGAGCAGGAGGAGAAGGGTGCCGACGCCGCCCGCTGGGAGGCCGAGGCCGCCGTGCGCGAGCTCGGCGCGGCCCTCCAGCGCACCCGCGAGGAGCTCGCCTCCCTCACCTCCCGCGCCTCCAACCTCCACTCCGAGGACGTGGCCCTGCGCGACCACATCGCCGCCGAGGTGGGCATCGCTCCCACCGAGCTGCCCTTCGCCGCGGAGCTGCTGCAGGTCCGCACCGGCGAGGAGGAGTGGACCGCCGCGGCCGAGCAGGCGCTGCGGGGCCTCGCCCGCTCGATCCTGGTGCCCGACCGCGTCTACCGCGAGGTCGCCGCCGTCATCGACCGCACCAAGCTGCGCCGCCGCATCTCCTACAACCGGGTCAACACCGACCTGCGCCGCCCGGCGAAGAACATCGACCCCCGCTCCCTCGCCGCGAAGCTCGACGTCAAGGACGGCGAGTTCCACGTGTGGCTGTCCCACGAGATCGCCGCCCGCATGGACTACACCTGCGCGGAGAGCCTCGAGGAGTTCACCCGTCTGAACCGGGCGGTGCTGCGCTCCGGCCAGATCAAGCACTCCTCCACCCGGCACGAGAAGAACGCCGACCGCCAGATCAACGACCGTTCCCAGTGGGTGCTCGGCTTCGACAACCGCGCCAAGCGTGCCGTGTTCGAGCAGGAGCGCACCCGCGCCGAGCAGGCCCTGTTCGAGGCGCAGGCGAAGCGCAAGGACGTCGAGACCGAGCGGGAGCGGCGCCGCGAACGGCTCTACGCCCTGCAGTCCATCAGCTCTGTCACCTGGGACGACATCGACGCCGCCTCCGTCGCACGGCGCGTGGCGAACCTGCGCGACATGGTCCGCGCCGCCGAGGACGGCTCCGCCGCGCTCACCGAGCTCGCCCGCCAGATCGACGACGTCGAGGCGTCCATCGCCGCCAGCGACGAGGAGCTGCTCGAGGTGGTGCGCAGCGCCGGCAAGATCGCCGAGCAGGCCGAGCGCGCCGACGAGCGCCTGGCCGAGGCGAAGGAGCGCATCGAGGGCTCGAGCCTCGACCCCGCGGTGGAGCAGGAGCTCGCCGAGCGCTTCGCCGCGATCGCGCCGACGCTCGTGCTGTCCACCATCGACCAGGTCACCAAGGACGCCTCGGCGACCCTGGACGCCGAGCTGATGGACCTCACCCGCCGCACCTCCCGCGCCGAGGAGGACATGCGCACCGCCATGCGCGAGTTCTCCCGCCGCTGGCCCGCCCAGGCCGGGGACACCGCCCCCACCCTCGAGGGGGCCGAGGACTACCTCGCGATCCTCCAGCGGATCGAGGAGGAGAAGCTGCCCGAGGTCGAGGACCGCTTCTTCGAGTTCTTCACCGGCAACACCCTCGGCGACGTGCAGGCCCTCGCCACCGCGATCGCCCGCGAGCCCGCCGAGATCCGCAAGCGCCTCCAGCGCATCAACGCCCTGCTCGCCCAGGTCGAGTTCCACTCCGGCCGCTACCTGCAGCTGTCCATGCGCCCCGTGCACCTCGCGGCGCTGGACGAGTTCAAGCGGGCGCTCGAGGAGGCGGTCGCGGACACCGCCCTGAACGACATCTCCCGCGACCGCGACCTCGCCGAGGAGCGGTTCCTCTCCCTGCGCCACCTCATGGACCTCATCGGCGCCGCCCGCACCCGCGACGACCAGGTCTCCCGCGTGATCCTGGACGTGCGACGCCACGTCCACTTCCACGCCGAGGAGGTCGACGCGAGCGGCACCGTGGTCCACGCCCACGAGTCCGGCGGCCCGCTCTCGGGCGGCCAGAACGAGCGCCTGGCCACCTTCTGCCTCGCCGCCGCGCTGCGCTACCAGCTGGCCGGCACCGGCCAGGAGGTGCCCCGATACGCGCCGATCATCATCGACGAGGCGTTCTCCAAGGGCGCGGGCAAGTTCATCACCGCCGCCATGGAGTCCTTCCGCCACTTCGGCTTCCAGGTCATCCTCGCCAACCCCGGCAAGAACCCGCAGGCCCTGGCCCCGTTCATCGGCGGCGTGGGCGTGGTCTCCATCCGCCAGGACCGCTACTCCTCCGTCGCCCCGGTCGAGTTCGTGCCGGTCGAAGAGGGTTCAGAGGGGTGAGCGGGCTGAGCGAGCCGGGTGTGCCCCACGAGGGTTACTGTCCGGTAGCCTGAGTGGGGATGGGGAGTTCTCCCCATCGGCAGAACCACCCCCGGTTCGGTACCCTGGCCGCGCCGACCACCGCGATGCGGACACCGCGATGCCGCGGCAGGGCAGGTCGGCGGAGCAGGGCAGGACGGCAGCACGGGCCGCCGGTGACGGCGGTCGGACGACAGCAGCGCAAGCAGCGGAAGAGGCGATCGAAGATGTCAGCGCTTCCCCGCGAGCCCGAGGACCGCATCCCCGACCAGGACACCACCCACGGGCGAATCCGCTCCCTGCTCGCCTCGGTCACCGGTGCGCTCCTGGAGGAGCAGCCGGGACTGCTCTCCTTCCACGATCACCGCCCTGAGCGGGACCGCTCCTCGGGAGAGTCCTGGCGGGGTCTGCAGACCCTCTGCCATGTCAGCGCCCTCCTCGCCTCCGATGCCGCGCCGGATCCGCGCCCCGGCGCCGCGCACGCCCTGCTCCGCGCGGTCGAGGCGCGCGCGCTGGCCGCGGGCATGCACCGCCGCGCCGTCGAGGAGGGGCACGGCGGGATCACCGTCTCCTGGCGCGACGACCTCGGCGACCTGCTCGAGGTCGTGGTCGGCGTGCGGGTCGCGGTCCGGGCCATCAGCGCCCCCTTCCTGCCGGGCTCCCTGCACCCCGTGACCACGACCAGCCCGGTCACCGCGCTCAGTCCGCTGACGCCGCCGCCCCGCCGGG
This genomic interval from Brachybacterium aquaticum contains the following:
- a CDS encoding glycosyltransferase family 2 protein, with the protein product MATLKPLALQHIADASRATLWEQTFSAAVWRPVIGERAVVLEAEGEDITLVGARAGRRRELGAVRNGRRTLQRAELAEDWLWLEGRIRSATWRLETALDLPPVTAVIPTYRREDDALAQAERFLEMEVVTEVLVVDQGGTLAQDPRLRRLLAHEERLRLVTQPNLGGSGGYARGMLEAGRNPGAAVLFSDDDAVISGESLRRMLAFQTLAPRPTILGAPLFSSKKPQRLLAHSETVDTRTFNWRPTGLESGPMNLRGTTPVDWGALAPSTPATYTGWWGTLFPPGTAADLGLPLPLFLKWDDAEYGLRATARGYDHAVLPGTAVHHPPWNAHITQMSWPARLLHRNRLAVAAGSGAGRGVIVSSFAHQCKHVLAGHLLTAELWEAGIDEFRAGPDAWLGDDQNRARSEGERIVEAWHHECDFPSPVAPTHTSPRPLPIALGHALLRLSTPDRAPRVTLRVPSKKVRWTTTMGADAVQITRGGTPLEAYRVRGSHMRRALARSIASHLDLALRWGALRRRYRRALPQHTTVEAWTALFADAAPGTPTGRD
- a CDS encoding ATP-binding protein; the encoded protein is MTTTSETAQDGLDLPGITADVRETGAATDPDHPHPGQWRLNHVQVSNWGTFHGTHDLAISSKGFFLTGGPGTGKSTLLDAISALLTPPRTLQFNAAASDAGPNRSKYRRTVASYVRGAWAMHYDQATGEFSQEVLREKTTLSVLTLRYGDGMGGTVQLSRLLLLHAGHSADSDVKSLYVIARKPLDVTDLRQFVSTQIEGKALEAAHPGTETFRQFREYRAAFCQILGIPDEKALGLLHKIQSAKELGDVNALLRDYMLDQPRTFELADQALANFHNLSEVYEALVTAREQRDLLRGLRTNHEDWSAMRERGGELVDRRADIDVFAAQHLVRLLGDETGRLQLERDSLTAQQRRLTQDVAEARADLAQLKEQRRRAGGGEIDDWKQQIAGLEVERERRRERGTEFAAQLATVELRTPAGEDMFLALQREVAQLRESLEQEEKGADAARWEAEAAVRELGAALQRTREELASLTSRASNLHSEDVALRDHIAAEVGIAPTELPFAAELLQVRTGEEEWTAAAEQALRGLARSILVPDRVYREVAAVIDRTKLRRRISYNRVNTDLRRPAKNIDPRSLAAKLDVKDGEFHVWLSHEIAARMDYTCAESLEEFTRLNRAVLRSGQIKHSSTRHEKNADRQINDRSQWVLGFDNRAKRAVFEQERTRAEQALFEAQAKRKDVETERERRRERLYALQSISSVTWDDIDAASVARRVANLRDMVRAAEDGSAALTELARQIDDVEASIAASDEELLEVVRSAGKIAEQAERADERLAEAKERIEGSSLDPAVEQELAERFAAIAPTLVLSTIDQVTKDASATLDAELMDLTRRTSRAEEDMRTAMREFSRRWPAQAGDTAPTLEGAEDYLAILQRIEEEKLPEVEDRFFEFFTGNTLGDVQALATAIAREPAEIRKRLQRINALLAQVEFHSGRYLQLSMRPVHLAALDEFKRALEEAVADTALNDISRDRDLAEERFLSLRHLMDLIGAARTRDDQVSRVILDVRRHVHFHAEEVDASGTVVHAHESGGPLSGGQNERLATFCLAAALRYQLAGTGQEVPRYAPIIIDEAFSKGAGKFITAAMESFRHFGFQVILANPGKNPQALAPFIGGVGVVSIRQDRYSSVAPVEFVPVEEGSEG